The Acidobacteriota bacterium genome includes a region encoding these proteins:
- a CDS encoding GspE/PulE family protein, with protein sequence MVVQDETAAARNRRLIAEGVSELESLRLASEEEGRLARERTEAARIAARFGLEVADLDNFRIDNDLFRHIPFDLMLRYSFIPERQLEGRLAVVMADPTDVVRLDELELQLGQPLEARIGTRTEIEDLLQKSESAQRVLDEATEDFKIQLVQEDEDSGEVLSIDRISADQSPIIKLVDSTLFNAIQRRASDIHIETREQEVIIKYRIDGVLYQAMEPIDRRHHQTIVSRIKVMSELDIAEKRIPQDGRFKVRVSGRTIDFRVSVMPSVHGEDCVIRILDKESMNQEFKTLRLDVLGLDDETITKLRKFIREPYGMVLVTGPTGSGKTTTLYACLSEIQSSEDKIITIEDPVEYQLDGITQIPVNEKKGLTFARGLRSILRHDPDKIMVGEIRDEETAQIAIQSALTGHLVFTTVHANNVVDVLGRFLNMNVDLYNFVAALNCILAQRLVRRICNHCREPVRADDALLEESGLNRSDIAGWQLFEGRGCMECNGTGFFGRMAVSELLDLSDSIREMILDRRPASEIRRAAGAEGMRFLRESALSKVRQGVTTLREINKVTFVD encoded by the coding sequence ATGGTCGTCCAGGACGAAACGGCCGCGGCGCGGAACCGGCGCCTCATCGCGGAAGGCGTCTCGGAACTCGAGAGCCTCCGTCTGGCCAGCGAAGAGGAAGGCCGGCTCGCCCGCGAACGGACCGAGGCGGCCCGGATCGCGGCCCGGTTTGGCCTGGAGGTCGCCGATCTGGACAACTTCCGCATCGACAACGACCTCTTCCGCCACATCCCATTCGACCTGATGCTCCGCTACAGCTTCATTCCCGAGCGCCAGTTGGAGGGCCGCCTCGCGGTCGTGATGGCCGATCCGACGGACGTCGTCAGACTGGACGAACTGGAGTTGCAACTGGGTCAGCCGCTCGAGGCCCGAATCGGCACCCGCACCGAGATCGAGGATCTGCTGCAGAAGTCAGAGAGCGCCCAGCGCGTCCTGGACGAGGCGACCGAGGACTTCAAGATCCAGCTCGTCCAGGAGGACGAGGACAGCGGCGAGGTGCTCTCGATCGACCGCATCTCAGCCGATCAGAGTCCGATCATCAAGCTGGTCGACTCCACCCTCTTCAACGCGATTCAGCGGCGCGCGTCGGACATTCACATCGAGACCCGCGAACAGGAAGTGATCATCAAGTACCGCATCGACGGCGTGCTGTACCAGGCGATGGAACCGATCGACCGCCGCCATCACCAGACGATCGTCAGCCGGATCAAGGTCATGTCCGAACTCGACATCGCCGAGAAGCGGATCCCCCAGGACGGGCGGTTCAAGGTCCGGGTCAGCGGTCGCACGATCGACTTCCGGGTTTCCGTGATGCCCTCCGTCCACGGCGAGGACTGCGTGATCCGCATCCTGGACAAGGAGTCGATGAACCAGGAGTTCAAGACACTGCGGCTCGACGTCCTCGGCCTGGACGACGAGACGATCACGAAGCTCCGCAAGTTCATCCGCGAGCCCTACGGCATGGTGCTGGTCACCGGGCCGACCGGGTCCGGAAAGACGACCACACTCTACGCATGCCTCTCCGAGATCCAGTCGAGCGAGGACAAGATCATCACGATCGAGGATCCGGTCGAGTACCAACTCGACGGGATCACCCAGATTCCGGTCAACGAGAAGAAGGGGCTGACCTTTGCCCGCGGGCTCCGGTCGATCCTGAGGCACGACCCGGACAAGATCATGGTCGGGGAAATCCGCGACGAGGAGACGGCCCAGATCGCGATCCAGTCGGCGTTGACCGGTCACCTGGTGTTCACGACCGTCCACGCGAACAACGTGGTCGACGTTCTCGGCCGGTTCCTCAACATGAATGTCGACCTGTACAACTTCGTGGCGGCGCTCAACTGCATTCTCGCCCAGCGTCTCGTCCGGCGCATCTGCAACCACTGCCGCGAACCGGTCCGGGCCGACGACGCACTCCTCGAAGAGAGCGGTCTCAACCGGTCCGACATCGCCGGCTGGCAACTCTTCGAAGGCCGCGGCTGCATGGAGTGCAACGGCACGGGGTTCTTCGGCCGGATGGCCGTGTCCGAACTGCTCGACCTCTCCGACTCCATCCGCGAGATGATCCTTGACCGCCGTCCCGCCTCAGAGATCCGCCGCGCCGCGGGTGCGGAAGGCATGCGGTTCCTGCGCGAAAGCGCACTCTCGAAGGTCCGGCAAGGAGTAACGACCCTCCGTGAGATCAACAAAGTTACCTTTGTGGATTGA
- a CDS encoding type II secretion system F family protein has translation MQFVCRLGTADGRIVEQIHEAPDLRSARREIERRGLHVFEIRRRGLQHMLGSLLGSASATGEGSSRKAIPGPDFLVFNQQMAGLLGAGLPLLQCLELMHERQRNTAFREALAEIKDRVESGAELSDAFAEAGGAFPPIYASMLKAGEQSGGLEQVIRRYVRQLKLVTTSRKRVVSALFYPALLVCLSVGIVAVMMFFVMPRFEEFYQALDLDLPWITQMLLGLSALLRNPTTLVLVAATIIAVWVAWRVGSSGRLGAVVDGLKLRLPIIGPILHRFALSEFCRSLATLLHGGLPLAAALDTATSAVTNRFLHRRAAALGPRIREGAAFHVALEESEAFTDLAIDMVKVGEATGALDEMVNSVSDFLDEDVETRTERLLSLIEPVMLVVMGFTIALLVLSMYLPLFSVLGQVQG, from the coding sequence ATGCAGTTCGTCTGCCGGCTCGGCACTGCCGACGGTCGCATCGTCGAGCAGATTCACGAGGCGCCCGATCTGAGGAGCGCGCGACGTGAGATCGAGCGTCGCGGGCTCCATGTCTTCGAGATCAGACGCCGCGGCCTTCAGCACATGCTGGGATCGCTGCTGGGATCCGCCTCCGCGACCGGAGAGGGCAGCTCGCGCAAGGCGATTCCCGGCCCCGATTTCCTCGTCTTCAATCAACAGATGGCCGGCCTCCTCGGCGCAGGACTCCCCCTGCTTCAATGCCTGGAGCTGATGCACGAGCGGCAGCGCAACACCGCGTTCAGGGAAGCGCTGGCCGAGATCAAGGACCGGGTCGAGAGCGGCGCCGAACTCTCAGACGCATTCGCCGAGGCCGGCGGGGCGTTCCCACCGATCTACGCGTCGATGCTCAAGGCCGGCGAGCAGAGCGGCGGCCTGGAGCAGGTGATCCGCCGTTACGTCCGTCAACTCAAACTGGTCACCACTTCACGCAAGCGCGTCGTCAGCGCGCTGTTCTACCCGGCGCTGCTGGTCTGCCTGTCGGTCGGCATCGTGGCCGTGATGATGTTCTTCGTCATGCCACGCTTCGAAGAGTTCTACCAGGCTCTCGACCTCGATCTGCCCTGGATCACGCAGATGCTGCTCGGCCTGTCGGCGCTGTTGCGTAACCCGACCACACTGGTCCTGGTCGCAGCGACGATCATCGCCGTCTGGGTCGCCTGGAGGGTCGGAAGCAGCGGTCGCCTGGGCGCCGTCGTCGACGGCCTGAAGCTGCGGCTGCCGATCATCGGACCGATCCTCCACCGCTTCGCGCTGTCCGAGTTCTGCCGCTCCCTCGCCACTCTGCTGCACGGCGGACTGCCGCTGGCCGCTGCGCTCGACACTGCGACCTCCGCGGTCACGAACCGGTTCCTCCACCGTCGCGCGGCGGCTCTCGGCCCGCGGATTCGAGAGGGCGCTGCCTTCCACGTGGCACTCGAGGAATCCGAGGCGTTCACCGATCTCGCGATCGACATGGTCAAGGTCGGTGAGGCGACCGGAGCATTGGACGAGATGGTGAACAGCGTCTCCGACTTTCTGGACGAGGACGTCGAGACCCGCACCGAGCGCCTGCTCTCCCTGATCGAGCCGGTGATGCTGGTGGTCATGGGCTTCACGATCGCGCTGCTCGTTCTCTCCATGTATCTGCCGCTGTTCAGCGTGCTCGGACAGGTCCAGGGTTGA